In Pseudomonadota bacterium, one genomic interval encodes:
- the rsmA gene encoding 16S rRNA (adenine(1518)-N(6)/adenine(1519)-N(6))-dimethyltransferase RsmA: MLKKSLSQHLIKDKNIINKMVKMSRIGEEDVVVEVGAGHGDLTRCLIEKAGYVYAIELDRTFRQYLEPLEKEHKNIRVIFGDFLEIPFLQFKKGKKIKVIGNIPYKITGPILFKILEERVAVDSAFLTMQKEIGQRIVSKPFSRTYGALSAIYQIFSEVRILFYMKPGVFLPPPKIDSAFLSITFKEDEGKTEDRLIEFIRICFQNKRKYMKYTLTRHFGEERIASLYTSMGFPHTIRAEEIEPQRFKEIYRFLN, encoded by the coding sequence ATGTTAAAAAAGAGCCTGTCCCAGCATCTGATTAAGGATAAAAATATCATAAATAAAATGGTTAAAATGTCTCGTATAGGTGAAGAAGATGTTGTAGTCGAGGTAGGTGCCGGTCATGGTGACCTCACAAGGTGCCTAATTGAGAAGGCGGGTTATGTGTATGCAATAGAACTTGATAGGACGTTCAGGCAGTATCTTGAGCCACTTGAAAAGGAACATAAAAACATAAGGGTCATATTTGGTGATTTTTTAGAGATACCGTTTTTACAATTTAAAAAAGGAAAGAAAATCAAGGTGATAGGGAATATACCTTACAAGATAACAGGACCCATACTGTTTAAAATACTTGAAGAGAGGGTAGCAGTAGATAGTGCATTTTTGACCATGCAAAAAGAAATCGGTCAGAGGATTGTGAGTAAACCTTTTAGCAGGACATACGGGGCACTATCGGCAATTTACCAGATATTTTCTGAGGTAAGGATACTTTTTTATATGAAGCCGGGTGTTTTCCTGCCGCCCCCGAAAATAGACAGTGCGTTTCTTTCAATTACGTTTAAAGAGGATGAAGGGAAAACGGAGGATAGATTGATAGAGTTCATAAGGATATGCTTTCAGAATAAAAGGAAGTACATGAAATATACCCTGACCAGACATTTTGGTGAGGAAAGAATCGCATCCCTCTATACGTCTATGGGTTTTCCTCACACTATCCGTGCGGAAGAGATAGAACCTCAAAGGTTTAAGGAAATATACAGGTTTTTGA